From Aspergillus fumigatus Af293 chromosome 3, whole genome shotgun sequence, a single genomic window includes:
- a CDS encoding Zn(II)2Cys6 transcription factor has product MPRGPSGCWTCRVRHRKCGLETPSCKECTDRHVYCHGYGPKPTWMDGGSEEQKERSRIKAAINQNFRHVKKRQNRARMSRSLSEQSRPLPGSRTNQANGSEGEIVADESPISVATPPRPLHSSYCPNDLGNAALHHEEDSSDRAFELNENNEDHTLKDAAELTTTPIPQSLGSNGLDPQEAYLLMYYLDRVFPWQFPYHDRRSRLGNKGWLFLLLMKRGPLYHAALSLASLHQSAMIGTEEEFQRRQKALGHHSQALRELCDLMTEKGDKLRDDHAQLTEFLTCSFMLISFEVFSGAENDWLMHLDAVASVMSLLSPEVIFSAHPYHHNAGMSALELSDHRIGGSDGLEFLVVSVIWFDVFSCLSTGRAPRLPYQRWLQIPGLNTADLLGCYNWVVAVIGDLARLGVWKDQQDKDGLLNIRELASRGQEIEMRLEKGIEGLDIAKGYTGSESLKDWVTRLFALAALVLLHTTISGPLPALPEIRSAVARSIIALRGRPESYSLTGSVWALCVIGCMAEPHIRPFFETLMTDLLRDDSGRCGNIPTVFKIMKSCWKMQETTRADCRSAMSDMGLHPILI; this is encoded by the exons ATGCCTCGTGGGCCCTCTGGATGCTGGACCTGCCGGGTCCGGCATCGAAAATGTGGCTTGGAGACACCATCCTGCAAGGAATGTACTGACCGCCATGTCTACTGCCATGGGTATGGGCCCAAGCCTACTTGGATGGATGGTGGCTCCGAAGAGCAAAAGGAACGATCACGCATCAAAGCTGCTATCAACCAGAATTTTCGTCATGTCAAGAAGAGACAAAATAGAGCCCGCATGAGCCGAAGCCTGAGCGAACAATCTCGGCCGTTGCCTGGATCGCGAACAAACCAAGCGAACGGGTCAGAAGGAGAAATCGTGGCCGATGAATCCCCAATTTCAGTTGcaactcctcctcggcctctgcATTCGTCATATTGTCCCAATGACCTAGGGAATGCGGCGCTGCACCATGAGGAAGACAGCTCAGACCGAGCCTTCGAGCTCAACGAGAACAATGAGGACCACACCCTAAAAGATGCTGCTGAGCTTACGACTACTCCTATCCCGCAGTCTTTGGGCTCCAATGGCCTTGATCCGCAAGAGGCATATCTTTTGATGTATTACCTTGACCGAGTGTTCCCATGGCAATTTCCGTATCACGATCGCCGATCGCGGCTAGGAAACAAGGGCTGGCTCTTTTTACTATTGATGAAGCGAGGGCCTCTATACCACGCCGCTCTAAGTCTAGCGTCTCTTCACCAGAGCGCCATGATCGGCACAGAAGAGGAATTCCAGCGGAGACAAAAGGCATTAGGTCATCACTCACAGGCCCTCCGTGAACTTTGCGATCTGATGACCGAAAAAGGCGACAAGTTACGGGATGACCACGCGCAATTGACCGAGTTTTTGACCTGTAGCTTCATGCTGATCAGCTTCGAG GTTTTCAGCGGGGCAGAGAATGACTGGTTGATGCACCTTGATGCTGTCGCTTCTGTCATGAGCCTACTGTCCCCGGAGGTCATTTTCAGCGCGCATCCGTATCACCATAACGCGGGTATGAGCGCGCTCGAGCTTTCTGACCACAGAATAGGAGGCAGCGATGGTCTGGAGTTCCTCGTGGTGAGCGTTATATGGTTCGATGTCTTTTCGTGCCTGTCGACGGGGAGGGCCCCCCGACTTCCTTATCAACGCTGGCTTCAAATCCCTGGTCTCAACACTGCGGACCTGTTGGGTTGTTACAACTGGGTCGTCGCTGTGATAGGCGATCTAGCACGCCTTGGTGTCTGGAAAGATCAGCAAGATAAAGACGGCTTATTAAACATCCGAGAGCTCGCCAGCCGAGGCCAGGAAATTGAGATGCGTCTCGAGAAGGGTATTGAGGGGCTTGATATTGCCAAA GGGTACACGGGCTCCGAATCACTCAAGGACTGGGTGACGCGCCTTTTCGCGCTTGCTGCATTGGTCTTACTGCATACAACTATCTCCGGCCCGCTACCGGCCCTCCCAGAGATAAGAAGTGCGGTGGCCAGAAGTATTATCGCACTCCGAGGCAGGCCAGAGAGCTATTCCCTCACGGGCTCAGTGTGGGCGCTGTGCGTGATAGGCTGCATGGCAGAGCCCCATATTCGGCCGTTTTTCGAGACATTGATGACGGACCTTTTGCGTGATGACTCCGGCAGATGCGGCAATATCCCGACGGTTTTCAAAATTATGAAGAGCTGCTGGAAAATGCAGGAGACTACGCGGGCGGATTGTAGAAGTGCAATGTCGGATATGGGGTTACATCCGATTCTGATATAG
- a CDS encoding putative MFS multidrug transporter, which produces MENSMHPVQQEPTEKAMDSTQNTEKARDPESQTGKTTNEVSPGSEENQEASSGRPSMSGLRLNIVVFGLWISLFLAALDSTIISTALFDISNSLNETSKSAWVVTSYLLTYNAFVLLIAKLSDLVGLKPLLLGSNLVFLVFSIASGVARTIDQLIVFRAFQGIGASGLYCLVFVAILQLISLEKAGLYSGVISSVFALSNLLGPILGGVIVDNTTWRWIFYINIPFAAIATVLLGVAIPVSDDIRFNRQAFKRLDYVGSFLSICWLIPLLFALQEGGTYYAWDSSEVIGTLVGGIVALIVFLAYEAWLQRRRDSAREPIFPIRFVRDPLQGLLLLNVLFTGFAFYTSIINLPQRFQAVNEVSASRAGVLLLTMTLILPFFSLVAGALTAKAPQTAFTLLTFGTVLVLTSTACFSVLPDDHAVADRQYGFEVLMGAGLGIISTTQYVILKMTFPARDMAAGTGAMNMLRAMGGCIGLAICAAMLSSRLDDELAAVLPGRSPDQIQLAKNSLHGETNGFSAEEIAGVRRVYGRGYNDGFQVMIAFAGANVVVAGLLFLATCRRGGIGRVVADAKAAEARRPAAG; this is translated from the exons ATGGAAAACAGCATGCATCCAGTCCAGCAGGAGCCAACCGAGAAAGCCATGGACTCGACTCAAAATACAGAAAAAGCAAGGGATCCGGAGAGTCAGACTGGCAAGACGACCAACGAAGTGAGTCCAGGAAGCGAGGAAAATCAGGAAGCCTCTAGTGGTCGCCCGAGCATGTCCGGACTACGCCTCAACATTGTGGTCTTTGG CCTCTGGATTTCGCTCTTCCTCGCCGCTTTGGACAGTACGATCATCTCGACTGCCCTCTTTGACATCTCCAACAGCCTCAACGAGACCAGCAAGTCTGCTTGGGTCGTGACATCGTACCTCCTAACCTACAATG CATTCGTCCTTCTCATCGCCAAGCTGAGCGATCTCGTCGGACTCaagcccctcctcctcgggtCGAATCTGGTCTTTCTCGTTTTTTCCATTGCTTCGGGTGTTGCCAGGACGATTGATCAATT GATTGTGTTTCGAGCGTTCCAGGGAATCGGCGCATCCGGCCTTTACTGCCTCGTTTTCGTCGCGATCCTCCAACTCATCTCCCTCGAAAAGGCCGGACTATACTCTGGCGTCATCAGTTCAGTCTTTGCGCTTTCGAACCTGCTAGGTCCTATACTGGGTGGTGTAATCGTAGACAATACAACTTGGCGATGGATATTCTACATCAA CATCCCCTTCGCCGCCATCGCGACCGTGCTCCTGGGAGTCGCAATTCCCGTGTCGGATGATATCAGGTTTAATCGCCAAGCCTTCAAGAGACTAGACTATGTTGGCTCGTTTCTGTCGATATGCTGGTTGATACCGCTTCTCTTCGCCCTCCAGGAAGGTGGAACCTACTATGCTTGGGACAGTAGCGAGGTAATTGGTACTTTGGTCGGGGGGATTGTGGCTCTGATCGTGTTTCTCGCCTACGAAGCGTGGCTCCAGCGACGAAGGGACAGCGCCAGAGAGCCAATATTTCCCATCAGATTCGTCCGCGACCCTCTGCAAggcctgttgctgct AAACGTGCTATTCACCGGGTTCGCCTTCTACACCTCGATAATAAACCTCCCCCAACGCTTCCAAGCCGTCAACGAGGTCAGCGCCTCTCGAGCCGGtgttctcctcctcactaTGACGCTTATTCTCCCGTTTTTCTCGCTGGTCGCTGGCGCACTCACCGCCAAAGCGCCACAGACGGCCTTCACCCTCCTAACCTTCGGAACTGTGTTAGTCCTTACCTCCACGGCCTGTTTCAGCGTCCTTCCCGACGACCACGCAGTTGCGGATCGGCAATATGGCTTTGAAGTCCTCATGGGTGCGGGTCTCGGTATTATCTCGACGACGCAGTACGTCATACTGAAGATGACATTCCCCGCGCGCGATATGGCGGCCGGCACCGGTGCGATGAATATGCTTCGTGCAATGGGCGGGTGTATAGGATTGGCGATTTGCGCGGCGATGTTGAGCTCTCGCCTTGATGATGAGCTCGCGGCCGTTCTGCCTGGAAGAAGCCCGGACCAAATCCAGCTCGCCAAGAATTCGCTGCATGGTGAAACCAATGGGTTTAGCGCTGAGGAGATTGCTGGTGTGCGTCGCGTCTATGGTCGGGGGTATAACGATGGGTTCCAGGTCATGATTGCGTTTGCGGGGGCCAACGTTGTTGTTGCAGGGCTTTTGTTTCTGGCCACATGCCGCCGGGGAGGCATAGGTCGCGTGGTTGCGGATGCTAAAGCGGCCGAGGCGAGACGTCCAGCCGCAGGGTAA